In one Heteronotia binoei isolate CCM8104 ecotype False Entrance Well chromosome 1, APGP_CSIRO_Hbin_v1, whole genome shotgun sequence genomic region, the following are encoded:
- the BATF3 gene encoding basic leucine zipper transcriptional factor ATF-like 3, which translates to MSHGLPAAGSILQRSSSSEGTQQGHEDDERKVRRREKNRVAAQRSRKKQTQKADKLHEEYECLEQENTSLKREIGKLTDEMKQLTEVLRDHEKICPLLHRSLNFSLMPRLDALSGPLPR; encoded by the exons ATGTCTCACGGGCTTCCTGCCGCAGGCAGCattttgcaaaggagctcctcttcGGAAGGCACGCAGCAG GGTCACGAAGATGATGAAAGGAAAGTAAGGCGGAGAGAGAAGAACAGAGTTGCTGCCCAGAGAAGCAGGAAGAAACAAACACAGAAAGCTGATAAGCTCCATGAG GAATACGAGTGCCTTGAGCAAGAGAATACCTCCCTGAAAAGAGAGATTGGGAAGCTGACAGATGAAATGAAACAACTGACAGAAGTCTTAAGAGACCATGAAAAGATCTGCCCTCTTTTGCACCGTTCCTTAAACTTTAGCTTGATGCCCAGGCTGGATGCACTCAGCGGTCCCCTGCCAAGATGA